A stretch of the Lactuca sativa cultivar Salinas chromosome 9, Lsat_Salinas_v11, whole genome shotgun sequence genome encodes the following:
- the LOC111905519 gene encoding mavicyanin, which yields MEQPTLSIYIHPIILKVKLSNRMGNQVLVVFLSLIAFGFAITSNANTYTVGDNSGWDISTNLDTWEQDKKFIVGDVLVFQYASTDSVCEVGKESFQTCNTTNVIKCFSDGNTSIPLTSPGERYFFCGNRLYCYSGMKLDVLVERNQSIVAEAPLTGVPEAESGGSKNNNPSTVVPSTAMFVRVGSESVCLGIFGLLGILIWIF from the exons ATGGAGCAACCAACCTTGAGCATATATATACATCCAATAATCCTAAAGGTAAAATTGAGTAATAGAATGGGAAACCAAGTTTTGGTGGTGTTTCTTAGCCTCATAGCCTTTGGTTTTGCAATAACATCCAATGCTAACACATACACAGTTGGGGATAACTCTGGATGGGATATTAGCACGAATCTTGATACATGGGAACAAGACAAGAAGTTCATCGTTGGTGATGTTTTGG TGTTTCAGTATGCATCTACCGATAGTGTGTGTGAGGTGGGCAAAGAGAGTTTTCAAACATGCAATACCACAAATGTTATAAAGTGTTTTAGCGATGGGAATACGTCTATTCCGTTGACAAGTCCTGGGGAAAGGTATTTCTTTTGTGGTAATAGATTGTATTGTTATTCTGGGATGAAGCTCGATGTACTCGTGGAAAGAAATCAGTCGATTGTGGCGGAGGCGCCTCTTACTGGTGTACCAGAGGCGGAGAGTGGTGGCTCTAAGAACAATAATCCTTCAACTGTTGTACCTAGCACTGCAATGTTTGTCCGTGTTGGATCGGAGTCGGTATGCTTAGGGATTTTCGGTCTTTTAGgcattttgatttggattttttAG